One Phocaeicola dorei genomic region harbors:
- a CDS encoding SusE domain-containing protein, whose amino-acid sequence MKFIKSISTSIFTLLLCTACESDLEQVTYSSENAIPSTLSSLNDSYILESKNASQEAFTLTWSYPDLGYQASVINALEMDVKDKNFANKVILASSKTDLSHTITVSDLNSKIMTLLKVYEMETAPIGIEFRISSSISAAADTLYSNIVSTTITPYEGEPEYPAITLRGSYNGWDFTKSQKVYSVNSDNIYTAMVYFDGKAADGWKFCGTEDWGTDNWGAPESMTPEQSLVTLVSGNGGDIKAYSKNSYYLEFNNTTGELKVSKPHNSWGIVGDHNSWGSGDTMMTLETETDENNKFQYYLKATLDMSAGNKWKIRPEEKWEDDIAPGAVEGEFEDAGDGNFKVSEAGNYTIKWYFNKVTPKIIVVKNK is encoded by the coding sequence ATGAAATTCATAAAAAGCATATCAACTTCTATTTTTACCCTATTACTTTGTACTGCTTGTGAAAGTGATTTGGAACAAGTGACATATAGTTCGGAAAATGCCATCCCGTCTACCCTGTCATCCTTGAATGACAGTTATATACTGGAATCAAAAAATGCTTCCCAAGAGGCATTCACCCTTACCTGGAGCTATCCGGATTTAGGCTATCAAGCAAGCGTTATCAATGCGTTGGAAATGGATGTTAAAGACAAAAATTTTGCCAATAAAGTAATTTTAGCCTCATCCAAAACAGATTTATCACATACTATCACTGTCAGTGACCTGAACAGCAAAATCATGACCCTGCTGAAAGTCTATGAAATGGAGACAGCGCCGATAGGAATCGAATTTCGGATATCGTCTTCTATCTCAGCAGCTGCCGATACATTGTATTCCAACATTGTCTCAACCACCATCACTCCATATGAAGGTGAGCCGGAATATCCGGCAATCACACTCCGTGGAAGTTATAATGGTTGGGATTTCACCAAAAGCCAAAAAGTATATTCGGTAAATTCTGATAATATATACACCGCTATGGTGTACTTCGACGGCAAAGCAGCCGATGGTTGGAAATTCTGCGGTACGGAAGACTGGGGTACGGACAATTGGGGAGCTCCGGAAAGTATGACACCCGAACAATCCCTCGTTACTTTAGTATCCGGTAATGGAGGGGACATTAAAGCATACAGCAAAAACAGTTATTATTTAGAATTCAATAATACCACAGGAGAATTGAAAGTTTCCAAACCTCACAACTCATGGGGAATTGTAGGAGACCACAATAGCTGGGGAAGCGGTGACACAATGATGACACTGGAAACTGAAACGGATGAAAACAACAAATTTCAATATTATTTAAAAGCTACCCTAGATATGTCCGCCGGTAATAAATGGAAAATACGCCCTGAAGAGAAATGGGAAGACGATATAGCTCCCGGAGCTGTAGAAGGAGAGTTTGAAGATGCCGGTGATGGTAATTTTAAAGTTTCAGAAGCCGGTAACTATACCATCAAGTGGTATTTCAACAAGGTAACTCCCAAAATCATTGTTGTAAAAAACAAATAA
- a CDS encoding RagB/SusD family nutrient uptake outer membrane protein, translated as MKTRKYIYTTLATCLFVFSSCLNDLDVLPLDPTVETADKAYTDAESYTKGLHKIYSVWALSGQDGSSSSDISGLDAGNTALLRCWWTLQEQPTDEMKNAWNDAWCTEVNYMTWTTNKVEPIEGVYQRCMYIVALVNEFLKNIPNAPESIDKESYIAQARFNRAFAYYILMDMFALPPFITEKNYSIEPAPLSREDLFNWIEAELNEIKPNLPSPRSEYGVADQAVASSLLARMYLNAEVYTGKARYSECINACNEVIKAGYQLADNYADLFKADNGENPDTKKEIIYPIIFDGDKTQSWGMAAIIIGARGAEDKDVLLAHSGVDQGWAGFRATSNLVHLFDFQNDEEPKASEIQDKRGIFYDKGRSIDITSSVSGTFETEGWSVFKFSNLDSNGQPGKNTLWVDTDFPMFRLGDIYLMYAEAVARGGEGSKASAVEYINALRKRAYGDEKHNISENWLEENNFRNLLDERGRELYWEGIRRTDLVRFDLLTSGSYTWDFKGGINTGVGVNKRYNVYPIPVTDLTVNGNLQQNEGY; from the coding sequence ATGAAAACAAGAAAATATATCTATACAACTCTGGCAACTTGCCTGTTTGTTTTTTCAAGTTGTCTCAATGATTTGGATGTCTTACCTTTGGATCCCACAGTGGAAACAGCAGACAAAGCTTATACCGATGCGGAAAGCTACACTAAAGGACTTCATAAAATATACTCAGTTTGGGCGTTATCCGGACAAGACGGCAGCAGCAGTTCAGATATTTCAGGCCTTGATGCAGGAAATACTGCACTATTACGCTGTTGGTGGACTTTACAAGAACAGCCAACCGATGAAATGAAGAACGCATGGAATGATGCATGGTGCACAGAAGTAAACTATATGACATGGACTACCAATAAAGTGGAACCCATTGAAGGGGTTTATCAACGCTGCATGTATATAGTGGCACTGGTAAATGAGTTCTTAAAGAACATTCCCAACGCGCCCGAAAGCATTGACAAAGAAAGTTATATTGCACAAGCCCGCTTTAACCGTGCTTTTGCCTATTATATCTTGATGGATATGTTTGCATTGCCTCCATTCATCACTGAAAAGAATTATTCCATAGAACCTGCCCCGCTGTCTAGAGAAGACCTGTTCAATTGGATAGAAGCAGAACTAAACGAAATCAAACCCAATCTGCCCTCTCCACGCTCCGAATACGGAGTAGCAGATCAAGCTGTTGCCAGTTCTTTATTAGCACGCATGTATCTTAATGCAGAAGTTTACACCGGTAAGGCACGATATAGCGAATGTATTAATGCATGCAACGAAGTGATCAAAGCAGGGTATCAACTGGCAGACAACTATGCTGATTTATTCAAAGCAGACAATGGCGAGAATCCGGATACCAAAAAAGAAATAATCTATCCTATCATCTTTGATGGGGACAAGACCCAATCATGGGGTATGGCTGCCATTATCATCGGAGCCAGAGGAGCTGAAGACAAAGATGTTTTACTAGCACACAGTGGGGTAGACCAAGGCTGGGCAGGATTCCGCGCAACAAGCAATCTGGTTCATCTCTTTGATTTTCAAAATGATGAAGAACCCAAAGCTTCTGAGATTCAAGATAAACGTGGTATTTTTTATGATAAAGGACGCTCTATCGACATTACTTCCAGTGTATCCGGAACTTTTGAAACTGAAGGATGGAGTGTATTCAAATTCAGCAATTTAGACAGCAACGGACAACCGGGAAAAAATACATTATGGGTAGATACTGATTTTCCGATGTTCCGTTTGGGAGATATTTACCTGATGTATGCAGAAGCCGTAGCACGCGGTGGAGAAGGAAGTAAGGCTAGTGCTGTTGAATATATCAACGCCCTTCGCAAGCGTGCCTATGGAGATGAAAAACACAACATTTCCGAAAATTGGTTAGAGGAAAATAATTTCCGTAATTTGTTAGATGAACGCGGGCGTGAATTATATTGGGAAGGTATCCGCCGTACAGATTTAGTACGTTTCGATCTGCTTACTTCCGGCTCCTATACATGGGATTTCAAAGGAGGAATCAATACCGGAGTAGGAGTGAACAAGAGATATAACGTGTATCCTATACCTGTTACCGACCTGACCGTAAACGGTAACTTACAACAAAATGAAGGTTATTAA
- a CDS encoding SusC/RagA family TonB-linked outer membrane protein → MKRNATFKVLLMFIVGLFLSVNTFAQQIVVKGIVKDTTGEPIIGANVIVKGTTNGTITDFDGNFLLNANKGDIIIISFIGYRSQEAQAAASMNIILKDDTELLDEVVVIGYGSVKKDDLSGSVVAIKAEEMNKGAVTSPQELIMGKVPGLSVSQGDGAPGAGSTIRIRGGASLNASNDPLIVIDGIPVSNDAAPGTPNALATINPNDIETFTVLKDASATAIYGSRASNGVIIIQTKKGTQDKIKVSYSGTFTAKDPYKRIETLDAQSFREVMQAQYPEGTAQSADIQRILNVYPNQSTDWQDAIYQTGLSTDQNIGIAGKAGFMPFRISLGYNTEKGTLKTSKYERYTGAVNLSPKFFDNHLSVDINVKGTINKNRFADSGAVGAAAFFDPTKPIYDEENRYNGYWNWGIVQGAQADLATQNPLSLLYDRNNHGTTKRSLGNIQLDYKIHGLEDLHANLNLGYDVAKTTGRNFVNSNSVQSSLDKTFTGLGQGNTWNNLRRNHLLDFYMNYAKNIESIKSNFDIMAGYSWQHFYYANHDITYSNPTEDLGAKEGYTYDENERHYIRDDHRRIPYENYLISFFGRLNYNFMDRYLLTATLRRDGSSRFSENNRWGLFPSAALAWTISNEPFMKATENVLSKLKLRLGYGVTGQQEIGDYQYITSYSFSTNPNTTYLGTTLLKPNGYSPDLKWEQTTTYNVAIDFGFLNNRINGSIEYYQKHTKDLLNTISAAAGTNFINLITANVGKMKNKGVEANVNAIAIQSKDFTWEVGYNITWNDSKITKLTTTFNPDYQGIDAGTNQKHQVGEMPGTFYLYQQVYDENGKPIQNAFVDRNNDGQITEADRYLTHKSPMAKVYMGFSSQFSYKKWDLGFNLRANFGNYVYNGVASGNSTSNNYGGKGFITNLYNGFQDTGFTLLNTSEQMASDYFLENASFLKMDNLTLGYSFQNLFAAKLSGRISASVQNVFTISKYSGLDPECGAIDSNIWPRPRTYTIGLNLNF, encoded by the coding sequence ATGAAAAGAAACGCCACGTTTAAAGTCCTACTGATGTTCATTGTGGGATTATTCTTGTCCGTCAACACATTTGCCCAACAAATAGTTGTCAAAGGAATTGTCAAAGATACTACAGGTGAACCAATTATCGGGGCTAATGTTATAGTAAAAGGAACGACTAATGGTACCATCACCGATTTTGATGGCAACTTCCTGTTAAACGCCAATAAAGGTGACATTATCATCATTTCGTTTATCGGATATCGGTCTCAAGAAGCACAGGCAGCCGCTTCTATGAATATTATATTAAAAGATGATACAGAACTTCTGGATGAAGTGGTTGTCATTGGATACGGTTCTGTGAAAAAAGATGACCTAAGCGGTTCTGTGGTAGCTATCAAAGCAGAAGAGATGAACAAAGGTGCTGTTACTTCTCCTCAAGAACTGATTATGGGAAAAGTTCCGGGACTTTCTGTTAGTCAAGGTGACGGTGCCCCTGGTGCCGGTTCGACAATTCGTATCCGTGGCGGTGCATCACTAAATGCCAGCAATGATCCACTTATTGTTATCGATGGAATTCCTGTTTCAAATGATGCCGCTCCAGGCACTCCCAATGCACTTGCCACCATTAATCCCAATGATATTGAAACTTTCACTGTTTTGAAAGATGCTTCGGCGACAGCCATTTACGGTTCACGCGCTTCGAATGGAGTTATTATCATCCAAACTAAAAAAGGGACACAAGACAAAATAAAAGTTAGCTACTCAGGAACTTTCACGGCAAAAGACCCTTATAAACGTATAGAGACATTGGACGCACAATCATTCCGCGAAGTCATGCAGGCTCAATATCCGGAAGGAACCGCACAGTCGGCAGACATCCAACGGATTCTGAACGTATACCCTAACCAAAGCACCGATTGGCAAGATGCTATTTACCAGACAGGATTAAGTACAGACCAAAACATCGGAATTGCAGGAAAAGCAGGATTTATGCCTTTCCGTATCTCTTTAGGTTATAATACAGAAAAAGGTACACTAAAGACTTCTAAATATGAACGTTATACCGGTGCTGTCAATCTAAGTCCTAAATTTTTCGACAACCACCTGAGTGTAGACATCAATGTAAAAGGCACCATCAATAAAAACCGATTTGCAGATTCCGGTGCTGTAGGTGCCGCTGCTTTCTTTGACCCCACCAAACCCATTTACGATGAAGAAAATCGATATAATGGCTATTGGAACTGGGGAATAGTACAAGGAGCACAAGCCGATCTGGCGACTCAGAATCCATTGTCTTTATTATACGATAGAAACAATCACGGTACAACCAAACGTAGTTTGGGTAATATTCAATTGGACTATAAAATACATGGTCTGGAAGACTTACATGCCAACTTGAATTTAGGCTATGACGTGGCAAAAACAACCGGTCGTAATTTTGTAAATTCCAATTCGGTTCAAAGCTCACTAGATAAAACATTCACCGGTTTAGGACAAGGCAATACTTGGAACAATCTGCGTCGTAACCACCTGCTGGACTTCTACATGAACTATGCAAAAAACATAGAATCCATCAAAAGTAATTTCGATATAATGGCAGGTTATTCCTGGCAACATTTCTATTATGCCAATCATGATATCACCTATTCAAACCCTACAGAGGACTTAGGTGCAAAAGAAGGATATACCTATGACGAAAACGAACGGCATTACATCCGTGATGACCACCGTCGCATTCCGTATGAAAACTATCTTATTTCATTCTTCGGGCGTTTAAATTACAATTTCATGGACCGCTATTTGCTGACTGCCACTTTACGTCGTGACGGTTCTTCACGATTCAGTGAAAACAATCGTTGGGGACTTTTCCCTTCAGCCGCCTTAGCTTGGACCATCAGTAATGAACCCTTTATGAAAGCTACAGAAAATGTGCTTTCCAAATTAAAATTACGCTTAGGATATGGTGTGACCGGACAACAGGAAATTGGAGATTATCAATATATCACATCCTATTCATTCAGCACTAATCCTAATACAACCTATTTAGGAACTACGCTTTTGAAGCCAAACGGTTACAGTCCTGATTTAAAATGGGAACAAACAACTACATACAATGTAGCCATCGACTTCGGATTCTTAAATAACCGTATCAACGGTAGTATTGAATATTATCAGAAACATACAAAAGACTTGTTAAACACCATCAGTGCCGCAGCGGGAACGAATTTTATCAACTTGATTACCGCTAATGTAGGTAAAATGAAAAATAAAGGTGTGGAAGCCAATGTAAATGCCATAGCTATCCAAAGCAAAGACTTCACATGGGAGGTAGGCTATAATATTACTTGGAATGATAGCAAGATTACCAAGCTGACTACCACTTTCAATCCCGACTACCAAGGTATTGATGCCGGCACAAACCAAAAACACCAAGTAGGTGAAATGCCTGGAACATTCTATTTATACCAACAAGTATACGATGAAAACGGCAAGCCTATCCAAAATGCATTTGTAGACCGAAACAATGACGGACAAATTACCGAAGCCGACCGTTATCTAACCCACAAAAGTCCGATGGCTAAAGTATATATGGGTTTCAGTTCTCAGTTCAGCTACAAAAAATGGGATCTGGGCTTTAATCTCCGTGCTAACTTTGGCAATTATGTATACAATGGCGTGGCATCAGGCAATAGCACTTCCAACAATTATGGTGGAAAAGGATTTATTACAAATCTTTATAACGGTTTTCAAGATACAGGCTTTACCTTGCTGAATACCAGCGAACAAATGGCCAGCGACTATTTTCTGGAAAATGCTTCATTCTTGAAGATGGACAACCTTACATTAGGCTATTCTTTCCAAAATCTGTTTGCAGCCAAACTATCAGGACGTATCAGCGCATCTGTCCAAAATGTATTTACTATCTCAAAATATAGCGGATTAGACCCGGAATGTGGAGCGATAGATTCTAACATCTGGCCACGTCCCCGCACATACACTATAGGTTTGAATCTTAACTTTTAA
- a CDS encoding glycoside hydrolase family 97 protein: MKLKKNLSLIAFLCISFIANAQQKLSSPDGNLEMTFTLDGQGTPTYELTYKQKEVIKPSKLGLELKKEDANAKTDFEWTDKKDIDKLDIKTNLYNGFELKDVQTSTNDETWQPVWGEEKEIRNHYNELAVTLNQPANDRFIIIRFRLFNDGLGFRYEFPQQKNLNYFVIKEEHSQFAMAGDHTAYWIPGDYDTQEYDYTVSRLSEIRGLFSKAYTENSSQTAFSPTGVQTALMMKTDDGLYINLHEAALIDYACMHLNLDDKNMIFESWLTPDAQGDKGYMQTPCTSPWRTVIVSDDARNILASRITLNLNEPCKIADTSWIKPVKYIGVWWDMITGKGSWAYTDDLSSVKLGETDYNKTKPNGKHSANTANVKRYIDFAAEHGFDQVLVEGWNEGWEDWFGKSKDYVFDFVTPYPDFNVKELQSYAASKGVKLMMHHETSASVRNYERHMDQAYQFMADNGYNSVKSGYVGNIIPRGEHHYGQWMDNHYLYAVKKAADYKIMVNAHEAVRPTGICRTYPNLIGNESARGTEYESFGGNNVNHTTILPFTRLIGGPMDYTPGIFETRCNKMNPTNNSQVRSTLARQLALYVTMYSPLQMAADIPENYERFMDAFQFIKDVAIDWDETKYLEAEPGDYITIARKAKGTNDWYIGCTADENGHSSKLIFDFLDPDKKYIATVYADAKDADWKDNPQAYTIRKGIVTNKSKLNLHAASGGGYAISIKEVKDKSELKGIKRL, from the coding sequence ATGAAATTAAAAAAGAATCTTTCACTTATCGCATTTCTCTGTATCTCATTCATTGCGAATGCACAACAGAAACTGAGCTCTCCGGATGGCAATCTGGAGATGACATTTACCCTAGATGGTCAGGGCACTCCTACGTATGAACTGACCTATAAACAGAAGGAAGTTATCAAACCCAGTAAATTGGGATTGGAATTAAAGAAGGAAGACGCAAACGCCAAAACCGACTTCGAATGGACTGATAAAAAAGACATAGACAAACTGGACATCAAGACAAACCTTTATAACGGTTTCGAGCTAAAGGATGTCCAGACATCTACCAACGATGAAACATGGCAACCGGTATGGGGAGAAGAAAAGGAAATCCGTAACCATTATAATGAATTGGCGGTCACATTGAACCAGCCTGCCAATGACAGATTTATAATCATCCGTTTCCGCCTATTCAACGACGGTCTGGGTTTCCGCTATGAATTTCCGCAGCAGAAGAACTTAAACTATTTCGTGATCAAAGAAGAACATTCACAATTTGCCATGGCAGGTGACCACACTGCTTACTGGATTCCGGGAGATTACGATACACAGGAATATGACTATACCGTTTCCCGCCTGTCGGAAATCAGAGGATTGTTTTCAAAGGCTTATACGGAGAACTCCTCGCAAACAGCATTCAGCCCCACCGGTGTACAAACTGCCCTGATGATGAAAACAGACGATGGTCTGTACATCAATCTGCACGAAGCTGCTTTGATAGACTATGCCTGTATGCACCTCAATCTGGATGACAAGAACATGATTTTCGAATCATGGCTGACTCCGGACGCACAAGGTGACAAAGGATATATGCAGACTCCCTGCACTTCACCATGGCGTACCGTCATCGTTAGTGATGATGCCCGCAACATTCTTGCCTCACGCATTACGTTAAACCTGAACGAACCTTGCAAAATAGCAGACACTTCCTGGATCAAGCCTGTGAAATACATCGGCGTGTGGTGGGATATGATTACGGGAAAAGGCTCATGGGCTTACACAGATGACTTATCCAGTGTAAAACTAGGTGAAACAGATTACAACAAAACAAAACCTAACGGCAAACACTCTGCCAACACCGCCAACGTAAAACGTTACATTGATTTTGCAGCGGAGCATGGATTCGACCAAGTATTGGTAGAAGGCTGGAACGAAGGTTGGGAAGACTGGTTCGGAAAAAGCAAAGATTATGTTTTTGATTTTGTAACTCCCTATCCCGACTTTAATGTTAAAGAACTTCAAAGTTACGCTGCAAGCAAAGGTGTAAAACTGATGATGCATCATGAAACTTCGGCTTCTGTACGTAACTATGAACGCCACATGGACCAGGCATACCAATTCATGGCAGACAACGGATATAATTCTGTAAAAAGTGGCTATGTAGGCAACATTATTCCACGTGGTGAGCACCACTATGGACAATGGATGGATAACCATTATCTATATGCGGTGAAAAAAGCAGCGGACTACAAAATCATGGTAAACGCCCACGAAGCTGTACGCCCTACCGGAATATGCCGCACCTATCCCAACCTGATCGGTAACGAATCAGCACGCGGAACTGAATATGAGTCATTTGGCGGTAACAACGTAAACCATACTACCATCTTGCCTTTCACACGATTAATAGGTGGTCCGATGGACTACACTCCGGGTATCTTTGAAACCCGTTGTAACAAAATGAATCCTACCAACAATTCACAGGTACGTTCTACTTTGGCACGTCAACTGGCCCTGTATGTAACAATGTACAGCCCATTACAAATGGCTGCTGACATACCTGAAAACTATGAACGCTTCATGGATGCCTTCCAATTCATAAAAGATGTAGCCATTGACTGGGATGAAACCAAATATCTGGAAGCCGAACCGGGAGACTATATTACCATTGCCCGCAAAGCTAAAGGAACCAACGACTGGTATATCGGCTGTACGGCAGATGAGAACGGTCATTCTTCAAAACTGATATTTGATTTCCTTGATCCGGACAAAAAATACATCGCAACTGTATATGCAGACGCAAAAGATGCCGACTGGAAAGATAATCCGCAGGCATATACCATCCGTAAAGGCATTGTGACCAACAAAAGCAAACTGAACTTACACGCAGCAAGCGGTGGTGGTTATGCAATCAGCATTAAAGAGGTAAAAGATAAATCAGAATTAAAAGGTATTAAGAGGTTATAG
- a CDS encoding glycoside hydrolase family 13 protein, which produces MKRTFALMALLALFGLQHTVSAAIIKKVAPTFWWADMKNPELQILLYGDNISSSDVSISSKDILLKDVVKQENPNYLILYMDLSEATPQTFHITLKQGKKQTVVPYEIKQRKADASNVEGFNSGDVLYLIMPDRFANGNPSNDVVPEMLEAKVDRNDPFARHGGDLAGIENNLDYLSNLGVTAIWLNPIQENDMKEGSYHGYAITDYYQVDRRLGSNEEFCKLVEQAHSKGMKVVMDMIFNHCGSENYLFKDMPSKDWFNFKGNYTQTSYKTASVQDIHASDYERKIAVDGWFTESMPDLNQRNRHVARYLIQSSIWWIEYAGINGIRQDTHPYADFDMMSEWCKAVTDEYPDFNIVGETWLNSNVLVSFWQKDSRLAAPRNSNLRTVMDFPLMEQMNKAFDEETTDWNGGLYRLYDYLTQDLVYADPMNLLVFLDNHDTSRFYLNEEATQNIDRYKQALVFLLTTRGIPQIYYGTEILMAADKANGDGLLRCDFPGGWKNDSRNCFNEANRTPQQNEAFTYMQKLLQWRKGNEIIAKGRLKHFAPNKGIYVYERKYGNKSITVLMNGTDKTQTINLTPYKEVLPTTSAHDVLTDKSIDLSKNLTLPGRGMLVLEF; this is translated from the coding sequence ATGAAAAGAACATTCGCACTTATGGCATTACTCGCGTTATTCGGTTTGCAACACACAGTGTCCGCAGCCATAATTAAAAAAGTAGCCCCAACCTTCTGGTGGGCGGATATGAAGAATCCCGAACTACAGATCCTACTGTATGGCGACAATATTTCCTCCAGTGATGTAAGCATCTCTTCTAAAGACATTCTTCTGAAAGATGTTGTGAAACAAGAAAATCCCAATTACCTAATCTTATATATGGATTTATCGGAAGCTACTCCGCAGACTTTTCATATTACATTGAAACAAGGTAAAAAGCAAACTGTTGTGCCATATGAAATAAAACAGCGTAAGGCAGATGCTTCCAACGTGGAAGGCTTCAACTCGGGTGACGTATTATATCTGATTATGCCAGACCGCTTCGCCAACGGAAATCCCTCGAACGATGTCGTACCGGAAATGTTGGAAGCAAAGGTAGACCGCAACGATCCGTTCGCCCGTCACGGGGGCGACCTCGCAGGTATTGAAAATAATCTGGATTATCTCTCCAACTTGGGAGTTACGGCAATCTGGCTGAACCCCATACAGGAAAATGACATGAAAGAAGGATCCTATCATGGCTATGCCATTACCGATTATTATCAAGTAGACCGCAGATTAGGCAGCAATGAAGAATTCTGCAAGCTGGTAGAACAAGCACACAGTAAAGGAATGAAAGTTGTTATGGATATGATTTTCAACCATTGTGGCAGCGAAAACTATCTTTTCAAAGATATGCCTTCCAAAGACTGGTTCAATTTTAAAGGAAACTACACACAAACTTCTTATAAAACAGCGAGCGTACAGGATATCCACGCTTCTGATTATGAACGCAAGATAGCCGTAGACGGATGGTTTACAGAATCAATGCCCGACTTAAACCAACGCAACCGCCATGTAGCCCGCTATTTGATCCAAAGCAGTATCTGGTGGATAGAATATGCAGGGATTAACGGCATCCGTCAAGACACACACCCTTACGCAGATTTCGACATGATGTCAGAATGGTGTAAAGCCGTGACCGATGAGTACCCTGATTTCAACATAGTAGGTGAAACTTGGTTGAACAGTAATGTGCTAGTTTCTTTCTGGCAGAAAGACAGCAGACTGGCTGCTCCCAGAAATTCCAATCTCCGTACCGTGATGGATTTCCCGCTGATGGAACAAATGAACAAAGCCTTTGACGAAGAAACAACTGACTGGAATGGCGGATTATATCGTCTTTACGATTATCTTACTCAGGATTTGGTATATGCAGATCCAATGAATCTGCTCGTTTTCCTTGATAACCATGATACTTCACGCTTTTATTTAAATGAAGAAGCCACGCAAAATATTGACCGCTACAAACAAGCACTTGTATTCCTGCTGACTACACGTGGCATTCCCCAGATTTATTATGGGACAGAAATTCTGATGGCTGCAGATAAAGCCAATGGCGACGGTCTGTTACGTTGTGATTTCCCCGGAGGTTGGAAAAATGACTCACGCAACTGTTTCAATGAGGCTAACCGTACTCCGCAGCAAAATGAAGCCTTTACTTATATGCAGAAACTACTCCAATGGAGAAAAGGTAATGAAATCATAGCCAAAGGCAGATTGAAACACTTCGCTCCCAACAAAGGGATTTACGTTTATGAACGAAAATATGGAAACAAATCGATAACGGTTCTCATGAATGGAACAGACAAAACGCAAACCATTAACCTGACTCCATACAAAGAAGTACTTCCAACAACATCAGCCCATGATGTTTTAACGGATAAAAGTATCGACTTGAGTAAAAACTTAACACTCCCGGGGCGTGGAATGCTAGTTCTAGAATTTTAA